Genomic segment of Pseudothermotoga hypogea DSM 11164 = NBRC 106472:
GCATAATAGAAGTTCGCCAGTTCAGCAGACTCACCAATGATGGGTTGAGCGTCCGGAGACATGTTGTAGTGTCCCGACCAATGACGCACTATGCGAAGTTTTCGCAAGAATGGGAGCAACCAGCAAATCTTTCTTGCCAAATCTTTCTCGAATCTGAACGTCACGTTGTAGTTCAACCCAGGCCTTTCATCTTTATCACCTTGGCCCATGATGAAGTGGCCGTGCTTCGTCTGTCTGATGTAAAAATTGCCGGAGAAACTTATGAGCATGGGATCGAAAAAGTTCCTTACAGGTTCAGTGACCAAAATCTGGTGTCTGTAGCTCTCGACTGGGAGTTTCACGTTCAGCATGGAGGCAACTTGACCGGCGTACGCTCCTGCGGCGTTCACAAGGATCTTCGATTCGAACCGACCCCTGCTGGTGTGAACTTTGAACTTTGAACCCGTCGGTTCGATCGCAAGGACCTCCGTGTGCGTGAGGATCGTCACACCCAACCTCTTTGCAGCGTGTGCGTAGGCGAAGTTAGCCAGATGAGGGTTGGCATGACCGTCAGTCGGACAGAAGGTGGCGAGCAGAACCTTTTCCACGTTCACGTATTCGAACCGTCGTTTGACTTGATTCGGCGTGAGCAGTTCCACGTTCAAGCCAAGATTTTTCTGCATCTTCACGTTTTCTTCGAACTGTGAGGCTTCCCGTTCATCGTAGGAAAGTACGAGATAGCCTCCCTGTTTGTATTCGATGTCAAAGCCCGTTTCTTCACTCATTCTTTCGAACAGCTTCACGCTCCTCATGGCGAGCAGAACGTTGTGTGGAGAGCTCCACTGTTGTCTGATCCCACCAGCGCACCTGCCCGTGGAACCTGAACTTATGTAGTTCTTCTCGAGGACCAAAACATCGCTCTCGCCGAACTTGGCCAGATGGTATGCGATGGAACAGCCCACGATGCCAGCGCCCACAACGATTATTCTGTACTCAGTTTTCATTCGATTCACCCCTCAGGATCGATTCGAATTTGGTGGGCATCACGGGAGGCCTGAAATGACCCTTCAAAAGTTCCTCGGGCGATTTACCCAACCTTCGGGACAGAATCGACAGGACCGAGGCCCGGCACGTTCTGCCACCACACATGCCCATACCGACGCGCAAATACCGTCTCAGCTCTTCGTAATCTGTGAATCCCAAATCTATAGCCTTTTCGATCTCTTCGAGTGTCACCTCTTCGCACTTGCACACGAAGACGCTCTCTCGCTTCTTCACACGAAAGTTTCTGACCTGTGCGGCAAAACCTGCAGGCACTTTGAGATGGACCAGATTGGTCTTGTGCGGGAAGCGAACGATCTTGATCACTTGTGCCTCGCAAACATATTTTCCGTCTCTGTCCAGTGCGATGACTCGTTCTCCTTTCTCTGGCAACGGGAGCATCTCGTAAGGAACGATCACGAGATCGAAACCCGGTTCAACGTTCTCCTGAACCATGAAGATCGCAAGACCAGGACATTTGGAAACACAGATACCACAACCGGTGCACTTTTCGTAGTCTATCCTCGGAAGGCTGTTTATGTTCTTCGGCACCTCGATGGCACCTGTCGGACAGGAGGTTTGACAGGGATTACACGGGATGTTTTCGTAGCATTCTATGACGGGTCTGAGTTTTCCAATTGGACCTGTGTCGGTCTGTGGCTCACGTGAGTACTCGACAACCCTTTGAGGGAAGAATTTCGCAAGACCTCTTCGCACCTTTTCCGAGAAAGGACCGGATCTGAACTCGATGAGTTCTTTTTGGAGTGACTCTATCTCTTTGGACAAATCTATTTCTTTTATCAACTGAGCGATCGTCAAACCCGCGATCCGCCCTTCGATCATCGCCGTCGTTGCTTCCTCGATTCCTGCAAGATCTCCAGCGATGAAGACGTGCTCGACGTTGGTCCTCATGTTCTGGTCCCTGTACGGAACGAAGCCTCCAAGCTCTGGAACGTATTCGATCTTCACATTCGCCATCGCTGCGAGTTCCACGGAGGGAACCAGACCCGTGGCGATACATATCGCGTCCACCGCGAACTCTTTTTCAGTTCCTTCGATGGGTTGAAAGTTCTCATCGACCTGAACGACGACGGCTCCAGTGACTCTCTCCTGTCCGAGCGCTTTCTTGATCGTGTGTCTCAACAGGATAGGTATGCCGAACCTCTTCACTTTGCGCAGATGAACGTCGTAGCCTCCGACCTTGTCGGCTATCTCGACGATCGCGGCAACCTCTGCGCCGGCTTGCAGCAGTTGGTAAGAAACGATCAAACCTATGTTCCCAGAACCAACCATGAGAAACCTTTTGCCAGGCAAAACCATGAACTGGTTCATGAGCGTCTGAACCGCACCCGCACCGTAGACACCTGGAAGGTGGTTATTTTCAAACTGTATGAATCTCTCCGACGCACCCGTGGCGAGCAGGATGTAATCGGCCTGCACCTCGAGGGTCACGTCGTTCTGCCGATCATACAGTACCACGACGTCTTCGTAGATGCCGGTCACGGTGGTCTGTAGCATGATCTTGACGTGTTCGTTCAGCTGGTCCTTCAACTTCTTGGCTATTTCGAAACCTCTCACCGAGGCGTAGAAACCTTCATGACCGAAAAACTTGTGTGTTTGTTTGACCAGCTGTCCTCCAAGTTCGACGCCCTCGTCTACGATGAGGGTCTCAACACCACGCTTTGAAGCCTCTATCGCTCCGCAGAGACCCGCGGGTCCACCACCCACGACGAGCAACTGTGTTCTCACCACGACACATCACTCCGACCGAACTGCCTTTGAACCTTCATGCCTTCTTTCACTGGTGTGATACACACCCTCACGTTGGGTTCACCGTCGACGACCATCAAGCACGAAGAGCATTTGCCGATCGCACAGAAAAAGCCCCTCGGTCTTGCATGCTCAGTCTCACCAAACACGTCTATCCCATTGGCGATCAGCGCAGCCGCAACGGTTTCACCTTCCAGAGCTTCGAGTTCTCTGCCTTCGAAGTAAAACCTCACCGTACGCGCCGTTTCTCTCTTGAGAATTGGATGCTCGAAGATGCGTCTCAAGTTCTCAACTCCTTTCACAGATGAATCGGTCTGTCGACGACACCTTCGATTGCGCCGAGCAAGGTTTCGCTGAGCGTCGGATGCGGATGGATGGTCCTCTCAAGCTGTTCCGCCGTTAAGCCGTTTCTGACCGCGATCGTGGCTTCCATTATGAGCTCCGTAGCGTAGGGTCCAACTATGGTCGCACCGAGTATTTTTCCCGTCTTCGCATCCGCTATGAACTTGGCAAAACCCTCTTTTTCGAGCATGGTCCTGGCACGACCGTTGGCCATCAGTGGATACGAAAAGACTTTGACCGTCGAAGGATCGACGTCCTTCTCCTTGACTCCCACGCTCGCCACTTCCGGTTCGCTGAATATAACACTGGGTACGGCTGAATAGTCCATCTTCGTTGGTTTTCCACAGATGTTTTCCGCTGCCACGACGGCTTCGTACATTGCCACATGAGCGAGCATGATCTGGCCCCTCACGTCGCCAACTGCGTATATGTTTGGAAGGTTCGTGAGCATCGTCTCATCCGTTTTGATACCTCTCTCTATGGCAAGTCCGATGGACTTCAGATCGTCACTGATCTTTGGCTTTCTTCCCACGGCGACGATGACCTTCTCGGTGGTCTTCTCGAGCTGACCTTCCTTGGTCTCGATGATCGAGCTGTAGCCGTTCTCGATAGGTTGAACGGACGTCACTTTAGACGATTCGTAGATCTCAGCGCCTCTTTTTTTCAGAGTCTTCGCGACGAGTTGCGCTGCGTCAGCATCTTCGTTGGGAAGTATGTGGTCCAAAAGTTCCACGACGATGACCTTCACGTTCAAGCTCGAGAAGAATGTTGCGAGTTCCACTCCGATGACCCCTCCGCCGACTATGAGAACACTTTCTGGAAGACGTTCCATCCTGAAAACATCGTCGCTGGTCCAGATCCCAGGAACTTCGTTGAACGGAGGAAAGAGCGTGGGCACCGAACCTGTGGCGATCAGGAGGTGCTTGGCCTCGAGCTTTTTATCCTGCACCCTCACGGAATTGGGAGACTCCACGATTGCCTCTCCGTTGATCAGCTCGACTCCATTTTTCTTGAAGAGATACTCTATGCCCCTTCTCGAGGCCACCACGACCTTGTTCATGTGGCTCCTAATCTTCGAAAAGTCAAAGGACACGTTCTCTGCCAGAACTCCAAGTTCAGCACCCTTCTCGACTATGCTTCTCAGCAAGTGGGCTGAGGTCAGCAAAGCCTTGGTGGGAATACAGCCCCAGTTCGTACACGTGCCTCCGACGAACGATTTTTCAACGACCGCCACGCGTTTTCCATGCTGAGCGAGCTTTATTGCAGCAACATAACCACCAGGTCCTGCACCGATGATCAGCGCATCGTACATGAGATCACCTCCAACCAAGTCTCAGCCAAGACGATTTTACCAAGTTTGCTCTTGAGTGCCAAAACACAAAGAGAAAAGCCGACCCAATCGGGCCGGCAAAGCGTTCACAAACAAAAAGGCCCCACTCGGGGCCTTGTTTTCACAGAACCGTTGATTTTTTCTCCATCGCTGGGCTCGATGATTTGAAGGAGCAATTTTGTACTTTTTCAACCGTTTGGATCAATTGAACTTGATTCCATGACAATTTTCTTCGGTGTGGCTTCATCACTTTCCTTTTTATTCGTTGGTTTTGGGAGCGCCCACGAAACCTTAGAATGAGGGCCATCTACGAGACATCGTGTCCCTTTCAAACCTCTATCGTCCCTTTGGAGCGCTCCCATTAATATGTATACGGACGAGGTCACTGATGAAATGAAACAGGATAATGACTTTCTCATGAAAAACGCCAGGCCCTACGCCTGGCGTCATTCAAACCTCACTCAAGATCATCTCTTCAAGGTGGAGACGGTTCTGAGCATGTCGTCAGCAGTCTGAATGGTCCTCGCGTTGAGTTCGTAGGCACGCTGGGCGATGATCATGTCGACCATTTCCTTGACGACGTCCACGTTGGATTTTTCGAGGAAACCTTGTTGGATCGCACCGAAGCCATCTTGGTTCGGCGTACCTTCGATCGGATCACCGGAAGAAGCGGTCTGTAGGTACAGATTGTCACCTATGGCCTTCAAACCCGCAGGATTGACGAAGCGCACCAAGGTGATGGTCCCAAGGTTCTCGATAGTCCCATCCTGCATCTCCGCCGACACGATGCCGTCTGGAGAGACGTTTATCGAAACGGCGTCCGCAGGAATCACGATGTTCGGAACCAGCGTGAGCCCGTTGGCGGTGACGACCCTACCATCGCTGTCTATCTTGAAGCTTCCGTCACGGGTGTACGCGATCCTCCCATCTTGAAGCTGAATCTGGAAAAAGCCATCTCCCGCGATTGCAAGATCGAGCGCGTTGCCCGTCTGTTCAAGGTTACCTATGGTGAAGATCCTGTTCGTTGCGCTCAATCTGACGCCGTGTCCGACATAGATTCCCGTTGGGATCGTCGAGTTCTGAGCGGTCGGAGTTCCCGCGTTCTTGTAGTACTGATAGACCAAGTCTTGAAATTCGGCGCGGATCTTTTTGTAACCGGTTGTGTCAACGTTCGCGAGGTTGTTAGAAACTGTATCGAGTTTGTACTGCTGGGCCCACATCCCCGTTGCCGCAGAGTACAGCGAGACCATCATGGTTCAACACCTCCGTCATCTGAGCGTGGCGAGCTGGGAGAACAGTTTTGCCAGCATTTCATCTTCGGCGAGTACGATTTTCTGCGTGATCTCGAAATGTCTCTGCAGCTCGACCATCTTGACCAACTCCGCCACCGCGTTCACATTTGATAGTTCGACGTATCCGGGAAGAATCCTAAAATCTTCTACGGCAACTGCTGGGCCACTCTCTTCGGTTGGCAAAAAGAGTGTATAGCCAACCTTTTTCAAGTTCTGCTGTGAGGCGAAACCGTACACGGCGATCCTGCTCACCACGTTACCCGCGTGATCTCTCACGTAACCTTCCGCGTCGATCGAAAAACCATCTTCGAAACGTATCGGTTCGTTGTTCACATCGAGCAGTCTGAAACCGTCAGCGTTGACGATGAAACCTTCCGCGTCGAGCTTGAAGTTACCCGCGCGCGTGTAGAGAACTTCGTTGTTCCTCTGAACTGAGAAATATCCGTTCCCAACGATCGCAAGATCGAGAGGATTGCCCGTGTACTGCAACGATCCTTCCGTGGCGTCGAGGTACACTCTGTCCACCACAACGCTGTAAGGTAAGTTGCCTATGGGAACTTTCCTGTTCAGCGAAGAGTAAACATGGCGTTCATCGTAAACGCTGAAAGTGGGAATGTCTTTTTTGTAACCGACCGTGTCCACATTCGCCAGGTTGTTCGCCGTCGAATCGAGCTTGAACCAATCGACAAGCATCCCCATTGCGGCCGTGTAGATACCCCTTACCATTCGATCACCTCGCGTAGGACACCGCGACGGCCTTCAAAAGGTTCGGATCTTCGAGCAAGATTCCTGTTCCCTTCGCAACGCAAGTGATCGGATCTTCCGCAACGACGGTTTTCACACCGAGCTCCTCGGCCATCAACATGTCCAGGCCTCTCAAGAGTGCTCCTCCACCCGTTAGCACGATGCCGCGCTCTATTATGTCTGCCGCGAGCTCGGGTGGGGTCTTCTCGAGCACCATCTTTATCCTTGCAATGAGCGTTTCAACTAAAGGCTTCAGCGTTTCCATAACATCTTCGCTCGTGATCAGATCGGTCCTCGGCAAGCCCGTCACGGCGTCCCTCCCTTTGATCTCCATTTCATACGATTCTAAGCTCGCGTGCACTTTTCCTATTTTTATCTTTACCTGCTCAGCGGTTGGCTCACCGATGACCAGACCGTGTTTCCTTCTCACGAATCTCACGATAGCTTCATCCATCACATTACCAGCGAGTTTGATGGAATCTCCCACCACGACGCCTCCAAGGCTTATGACGGCTATGTCCGTGGTGCCACCACCTATGTCCACGATCATGCTACCCTGAGACTTCATCACATCGATTCCAGCACCTATAGCGGCGGCTATGGGTTCGGTGACGACGTGCACCTGCCTCGCGCCGGCGTTCAGGGCCGCTTCAAACACGGCCCTCCGCTCAACGCTCGTGGCCTTCGTTGGAATGCCTATCACGAGTTCAGGCTTGAAGAAGAGAGATTTTTTCACCGTCCTGTTTATGAATTCCCTGATCACCGCCTCTATCACTTTGTAATCGGCGATCACCCCATCCTTCATCGGCTTAACTGCTTTGAAAGACTCTGGGGTCCTGCCGAGCATCTTCTTGGCTTCCTCGCCGATGGCCACGATCTCGCCGGTCTTCTCGGATATGGCGACCACTGATGGTTCGAATATCACGATGCCTTTCCCTCGTTGGTACACTATGAAACTTGCAGTGCCAAGATCTATTCCAAGATCACCCTTGGGCAAAGGGCACACCTCCTATCGTTCTCAAAAAATCTCTGGCGTGCCTGGCGGGAGTCGAACCCGCAACCTCTGGATCCGGAGTCCAGCGCTCTATCCGTTTGAGCTACAGGCACACCATTCGTCCACCAGATTTCAGGAACCTTTCCAGGTTTGATCCTCGCCTCGTAACAATGATATCAAAAGGTGCAAATTGTTCCAAGAACCTTTCGTCACGTTCGACGTGACAGCCTCTTTTGTGAAAAAGATAAGCGTGATATGGTTCTTCCTGGAGCACAACACAGTTCTCCCTGCAGAGTCTCGTGTCGGACAGATGTGCGATGAGCAACTTACCTGGACATCTATGGACTTCTTCGATCGTTTCATCGTATACCTTCTCTGGCTCACGAAGCTTGTATATACCCGTGCCATGTGCGACAAACCTTTCAAAGATCTCGGCCGCGCTCAGACCGTCCACGTTTTCCCTTCCCTGGAACATTCTACTCGACAGACGCTCGTCCACGAGGAAGACTTCCTTGCGAAATTTCTTTTTGATCTTCTCCGCAAAGGCGATACATTCGAAAGTTTGCCGAGAGTATCGACCGCTCATGGACAGAGGCATCCCCACGACGACGGTCGAAGCATCGTATCGGGTCAGCACCTCGAAGACTTTCGATCTCTCCACGGTGAAGATCCTCGATGGGACGTTTCCTCCCAGAGCGATGCCACACCTTTTTTCCCCGTAGTCTATGGCGATGAGATTCACACTCATATCACTACCCGCGGGTTGGATAAAGCCTTGTAGATACCTTTGGCTCTCTGGAGAAGGAATTTTTCGACGAATCGTTCGAAGTATTGCCTCTCCAGTTTGCCCTCACCGATTCTCAGTGAATTTCTCTGCGTGTCGATACCGGACAGATCCAGATTTCCATTCTGTTGACGGGCACCAAGCTCTTCGAGCACATGGAGCATTATCTTTGCGTAAGAGCCATTCCTCGCATAGTTTCGCTCAACCAGAAGATCCAGAAATTCCGCAATCTGTACCCTCGGACCGATATCACGAACGATCTTCTCGATGAAATCGACGTCAGGAAACAGTTCTTCTATTTCCAGCTTTCTTCTGACAACATCGTCCCGTGAGAAGGTCAGATTCAAAATCTGGAACGTACCATCGAAGGAAACGGCGTCGAGCAACTCGAAGAGAGTCAGAGGACTGTCCGAAACAGTTATCTGGGCTTCTTCTCCAAGCAAATTGGGAATACCGTCGGTGTTCGTGGAGCTCAGCAAGAGTTTAGGTTTTTTCTTCCTGATAACACTCAAAGCCGAGAGTCTCTGGTTCAGCTTCATGCTGTGAGAATAAACCACCACACTCTGGTTCATGCCAGAAATATCCCTGTAGAACCTGGCGAGGTTCTTGTTGTCCGAGAAGAGAAAACAGTTTGACTCGTTCAGGGCGTCCTCTATCTGGCCGGCAGAATCGAGCAAACCGTACGTCGGCCTGCAGAGCCTTTCGTAAGCGGGCGAAAGGTTCAGAACCATGGCAAGATCGTACAACCAGTCGGGCCTCTTCACACTGACCGCTAAGAACCTGTCAGACATCCTGCTGACCACGTCAAAGAAAGAGAGGATCTCTGGCTCTTCTCTGAGTTCTCCGAATACCGCGAGCTCGTTGATGATGAACAGATCGTACCTTCTGAGCACCTCATCCAAGTTCGCCAGGAAGTAACTGAGCGTCATCAGAGCATGATTGTTCTTGACTTGCTGGTTCAGAGAGTTGAGATAATCTATCGAGCGATCAAAGTATCTGAGAAGTGTATGGTAGAGCTGTGTCGAGAGAATGTTGTTCAGTGAAATCACGGCACATCTTTCCTTCCTCGTCGTGAACAGCCAGTAGAAGAACGCATTCCTCATCCTCAAATCGAAAACGAACAGGTTTCTTGTCAACGGCTCTTCCAAGATCTGTTCCAGCTGATTGAGTCTGTGTCTGAGCTCCGGTTCCTGAGGAGTGACACGTCCCAGTGACAGCTTTCTCTCGTTCACCTCGGCGTCAACAACGTACAGTGTCGGTACCCTGCCCCTGATGGTGAACACGACGTCCATTCCAGTGGGCTCGTACAGACTCATTTCGAACAGATGTCCCACACCGAAGCCTGTTGCCTCGAACCTCTTCCCGTTCGAACTCACAATCAATCTGACGTTCGATTGATTCTGCCCAAAAAGCTTCGCCGCTTCAATTTTCACTCCCTCGCACAAGAACAGTGGTTCTGGATTCCCATGACCAAAAGGTTCGAGCCTCTGAAGCTCTCTAATCAGGTTCTCGTTTATGTCTTCGAGCCTCAGAATCGCATCGACCTCGAGCACGGCCGATTGATCGTCCAGGGGGATATCGTAACTTCTCAGAGCTTCTATGAAACGATCAACACTCTCAGGTTCGAGACTGAATCCAACTGCGAGGGGATGACCCCCAAACTCTTCGAAGTATTCCAAGAAAGGCTGAAGGACGTCTATCAGGTTCACTCCAGAGACGCTTCGAGCGGAGGCCCTGGCGCCTTCGTCACCTTCGGATATGACTATCACAGGCTTGTTGTACCTGTGGCACAGACGTGCCGCAACAATTCCAATGACTCCAACGTGCCAGTCCCTCCCACGCACCACGATGATGGGGTGTTTGTCGAGGTTTCCACGCTCGATCTGTTCCACCGCTTTCTCGAAGATCTGAGATTCGATCTCCTGTCTGGTCGCGTTGTATTCGAACAAAACATCGATCAGCTGTGATGCGAGCGTGGGATCTCGCGTCGTCAAAAGGTCGAAGGCGTCGTGCGCGGCATCGAGCCTACCCGCGGCGTTGATCTTGGGAGCGACGCGAAAACCTATGTCTCTGGAATCAGGATCGACTATCTGAAGCCTCGACAGCAGCAGCGCAAGACCCGGTCTATCGGTTTTCCTCATACGTTCCAAACCTTCTTTGACTATGAACCTGTTCTCATCGATCAGCTTCACCATGTCCGCCACGGTTCCGAGCGCGACCAGGTCCAGATACCGAAAGACCTCTTCCTCATCGAGAGACAATTGCAAAGCCACGGCGCTTATGAGCTTGAAGGCCACTCCAACACCGGCGAGGTCTTTGAAGGGATATTCGTCGTCTTTTCGCTTCGGATCGAGTATGGCATCCGCCAATGGCAGAGTCTCTGCCGTTTCGTGATGATCGCTGATCACGACGTCGTAGCCCATCGCCTTGGCGATCTGTACGGCGTCAATGGCTGTGACTCCACAATCGACCGTGACGAGTACTTTCGCTCCTTCGTTTCTGAAAGCTTCCAGCACCTGAGGTTGCAATCCATAGCCTTCATCTATGCGTTTTGGAATGTAGTGGACAACCTTCCAGCCATGCCTCTGAAGAAACTCTTTGAGCACGGCAGCACCGGTGATACCATCGACATCGTAGTCACCGTACACAAGGACGATTTCGCTTTGTTCTCTCGCACGCAAAAGAATTTGAACCGCCCGGTCCATGTCCTTCAGGAGAAATGGATCGTGTAGATCATGCTTGGATGGGTCGAGGAATTTGATCGCCTTTTCGGGGTCCTTGATCCCGCGATTGATCAACAATCTGGCTATGAATTCACTGATGCCCAACTCCGAAACGAGTCTCTTCAACTCGTCCTGGTCTATTCGCTTTACTACCCACCTCACGTTCGTCAACTGCCTTTTTCTGGTCTTCTTATTCCATTCTATTAAACCACAAAACCGCCGAAAAGTTCGAAGTGTTAGAATCTTTCGTGGAGGTCCTGAGATGCACATAAGAATTATAGATGGTCATGATTGTATAGGAGGAAACAAGATACTGGTGTGTTCGGAGAACGGAGAAGGATTCTTGCTCGACTTCGGTGTTAATTTTAAGAAATGGTCGCTTTACTTTGAAGAATACTTGAAGCCCAGAACGGGTAAGATACTGCACGATCTGCTCAAACTCGATTTGATACCACGGCTCAACGTCTACAGATCGGACCTTCTTGCCCCAGATTTTGACAGCAACGAGTGCGTGAAGTTCGTATTTGTGAGTCACGCACACGCCGACCACTGCGGTCTGATAGGTCTTCTGAGTGAGCAGATTCCTTTACTCATGACGAAGGAAACCTTCGCGCTGTTGAGTGTGATGGACCAGCTGAAACCCTCAATTTGGGAACAGCTGACGATCCGGACCAGAACGAGGAGCGAGGATGAACACATTCGCACGGACGTGCTGGTGAACGACAGAAAGAAAAAGAATAGGAAGATTTGCCTCGAAAACGTTGAAGACCAACTCGAGGACGAATTCGAACCTGTCGACATACATCAATGCTGGCCCAACCGCGTCGAGATCCTTCCCGTGTACCATTCGGTGCTCGGTGCGGCAGCGCTGTGCGTTGAGGTCGACGATGCGATCGTGATCTACACAGGTGATTTGAGGGCGAGTCCGACGAAAGAGGAGGAAGAATTCTGGCGCTCGAAACTCGGTGAGAAAAGACTGGCGCTCTCGAAGAGGACCGAACAGTTCGCAAGAGAGATCAAGGATTACAGAGATTCACTGAAAAAACCGCTGGTTCTCATTGTCGAAGGAACAAGGGTGAGCAGGAAAGCCGATACAACCAATGACGAGCGGACGGTTTTTCAAAACGTGCTCGACGCAGTCTCAAGAACGAACACGCTGGTCATAGCCGATTTTCCAACCAAACACTTGGAGAGGCTCATGAGTTTCCTCAAGGTTGCACAGATGTGCGGAAGATATCTCGCCCTGACACCGAAAGACTTTGCGCTTTTGCAGTACATGGAAAAGATCGATCCAACCTGGCAACTTTCGGAGCAAGAGATACAGTGCTTGCGCGTTTACCACATAGGAAAAGTGGAGTTCTCAAAGCTCGAGAAGGAAGCGATCCACTTCGCTAAGTCCAGTGGTCTGCTCGTTGGACCAGAAGAGGTCAACAAAAGCCCTGCAAAATACATCGTGGCCGCCGGATACTTCGACATGCCACAGATGCTCGACATCGATGAAACGGTTTTGAACGGTTCGATCTACATACATTCGACGAGCGAGGCTTACACGGAGGAGCAACAGATGGACTACAAGAGGTTCAAGAACTGGTTGACGAGGTTCGGAATAAAACCCCGCGGTTTGGCCTTCGAGAACGACGAGATCGTCTTCACAAATGAGTTCCATGCTTCAGGACATGTATCCGCGCAGGAACTGGAGAAGCTCATCGAGACACTCCAACCAGACGTCATAATACCAGTCCATACCGAGGAAAAATTCTGGTTTGTGGAGAGATGGGGTACAAAAGTTTTGACACAAGAAGAAGTATACTTATGATTATTCGAACTTCAACTTTTCGGTGTAAAATGTGAGTGGATCGATTGGAGGTGGAGTGGTTGAAGTTTTACATCACGACGCCAATATACTATGTGAATTCCGAACCACATGTCGGAAGCGCCTACACAACGATAATTGCCGACATAATCGCACGTTACAAACGAATGATGAACTATAAGGTCTTCTTTCTCACCGGGACCGATGAGCATGGGCAGAAAGTCTTCCAGGCGGCGCGTGCCGCGGGGAAAGATCCGCAACAGTTCTGTGATGAACTCGCACAGAAGTTCGAACAACTCTGGGAGAAGCTACAGATCACCAACGACGGTTTCATCAGGACAACGGATCCAAAGCACATGGCGGTGGTCCAGTACTTCGTAAAGAAAATGCTCGAGAACGGTGACGTTTACAAGGGCGTGTACCAAGGCTGGTACTGTGTCCCGTGTGAGAGTTATTGGAGCGAAGAAGAGCTCGGGCCGAACCACACGTGTCCGAGTTGCGGCAGAGAAGTGAGATTCATCGAGGAAGAAAACTACTTTTTCAGACTCTCGAAGTACCGCGATGCGCTCTTGGAACACTACAGGAAACATCCAGAGTTCGTTCAACCAGACTTCAGAAGAAACGAGATGATCAAGATACTCGAATCCGGTCTGAAGGATCTGAGCATAACCAGAACCACCTTCAGCTGGGGTGTGCCGATGCCGGACGACCCGAAACACGTCATATACGTGTGGGTGGATGCGCTCATAAACTACGTCTCAGCGATCGGTTATCCCACGGATCCAGAGAGGTTCAACGAGTATTGGCCCGCAGATCTGCACCTGATAGGCAAGGAAATAAACAGGTTCCACTCGATCATATGGCCCGCGATGCTGATGTCCGTTGGCCTACCGCTTCCGAAGACGGTGTTCGCCCACGGCTGGCTAACCGTCGATGGCCAGAAGATCTCGAAGTCTCTCGGCAACGCAATAGATCCGAAGTATTTTGTGGATAAGTACGGGAACGACGTGCTGAGGTTTTATCTTGTGAGAGAGATCGTCTTCGGCAAGGACGGCGATTTCT
This window contains:
- a CDS encoding (2Fe-2S)-binding protein — encoded protein: MRRIFEHPILKRETARTVRFYFEGRELEALEGETVAAALIANGIDVFGETEHARPRGFFCAIGKCSSCLMVVDGEPNVRVCITPVKEGMKVQRQFGRSDVSW
- a CDS encoding FAD-dependent oxidoreductase, with translation MVRTQLLVVGGGPAGLCGAIEASKRGVETLIVDEGVELGGQLVKQTHKFFGHEGFYASVRGFEIAKKLKDQLNEHVKIMLQTTVTGIYEDVVVLYDRQNDVTLEVQADYILLATGASERFIQFENNHLPGVYGAGAVQTLMNQFMVLPGKRFLMVGSGNIGLIVSYQLLQAGAEVAAIVEIADKVGGYDVHLRKVKRFGIPILLRHTIKKALGQERVTGAVVVQVDENFQPIEGTEKEFAVDAICIATGLVPSVELAAMANVKIEYVPELGGFVPYRDQNMRTNVEHVFIAGDLAGIEEATTAMIEGRIAGLTIAQLIKEIDLSKEIESLQKELIEFRSGPFSEKVRRGLAKFFPQRVVEYSREPQTDTGPIGKLRPVIECYENIPCNPCQTSCPTGAIEVPKNINSLPRIDYEKCTGCGICVSKCPGLAIFMVQENVEPGFDLVIVPYEMLPLPEKGERVIALDRDGKYVCEAQVIKIVRFPHKTNLVHLKVPAGFAAQVRNFRVKKRESVFVCKCEEVTLEEIEKAIDLGFTDYEELRRYLRVGMGMCGGRTCRASVLSILSRRLGKSPEELLKGHFRPPVMPTKFESILRGESNEN
- a CDS encoding NAD(P)/FAD-dependent oxidoreductase translates to MKTEYRIIVVGAGIVGCSIAYHLAKFGESDVLVLEKNYISSGSTGRCAGGIRQQWSSPHNVLLAMRSVKLFERMSEETGFDIEYKQGGYLVLSYDEREASQFEENVKMQKNLGLNVELLTPNQVKRRFEYVNVEKVLLATFCPTDGHANPHLANFAYAHAAKRLGVTILTHTEVLAIEPTGSKFKVHTSRGRFESKILVNAAGAYAGQVASMLNVKLPVESYRHQILVTEPVRNFFDPMLISFSGNFYIRQTKHGHFIMGQGDKDERPGLNYNVTFRFEKDLARKICWLLPFLRKLRIVRHWSGHYNMSPDAQPIIGESAELANFYYAVGFSGHGFMLAPAVGEALAEKILFGETKHVSITELNVDRFEKSIVRETNVV
- the lpdA gene encoding dihydrolipoyl dehydrogenase: MYDALIIGAGPGGYVAAIKLAQHGKRVAVVEKSFVGGTCTNWGCIPTKALLTSAHLLRSIVEKGAELGVLAENVSFDFSKIRSHMNKVVVASRRGIEYLFKKNGVELINGEAIVESPNSVRVQDKKLEAKHLLIATGSVPTLFPPFNEVPGIWTSDDVFRMERLPESVLIVGGGVIGVELATFFSSLNVKVIVVELLDHILPNEDADAAQLVAKTLKKRGAEIYESSKVTSVQPIENGYSSIIETKEGQLEKTTEKVIVAVGRKPKISDDLKSIGLAIERGIKTDETMLTNLPNIYAVGDVRGQIMLAHVAMYEAVVAAENICGKPTKMDYSAVPSVIFSEPEVASVGVKEKDVDPSTVKVFSYPLMANGRARTMLEKEGFAKFIADAKTGKILGATIVGPYATELIMEATIAVRNGLTAEQLERTIHPHPTLSETLLGAIEGVVDRPIHL
- the flgG gene encoding flagellar basal-body rod protein FlgG, whose product is MMVSLYSAATGMWAQQYKLDTVSNNLANVDTTGYKKIRAEFQDLVYQYYKNAGTPTAQNSTIPTGIYVGHGVRLSATNRIFTIGNLEQTGNALDLAIAGDGFFQIQLQDGRIAYTRDGSFKIDSDGRVVTANGLTLVPNIVIPADAVSINVSPDGIVSAEMQDGTIENLGTITLVRFVNPAGLKAIGDNLYLQTASSGDPIEGTPNQDGFGAIQQGFLEKSNVDVVKEMVDMIIAQRAYELNARTIQTADDMLRTVSTLKR